A stretch of Anoplopoma fimbria isolate UVic2021 breed Golden Eagle Sablefish chromosome 4, Afim_UVic_2022, whole genome shotgun sequence DNA encodes these proteins:
- the rest gene encoding RE1-silencing transcription factor has translation MAAQTVFSVEMFPVGVPLMEDAQSDMPRNTLPAPQLVMLANVAAAESGGGDGSAADEKEMMELKTVGCSYSDSEEENIVRYSYDSQNYREVCILEYPESPSPNIVTVVVGKDVEEEDGDKAEDLSRPTKPRPSAGTKTPEQVVERQRAPVIATESTKKKKPFHCKPCHFQAQNEQEFVEHLGTHGVSKMMVVNRVEGRSRTKDGATPEAQAQPGGEVESGEEAGAGGDVKGLIRCERCGYNTNRYDHYIAHLKHHSKEGEDHRVFKCTLCPYTTVSQYHWRKHLRNHFPSKLHTCSQCSYFSDRKSNYIQHIRTHTGVRPFQCPYCDYSSSQKTHLTRHMRTHSGERPFKCESCNYLAANQHEVTRHARQVHNGPKPLACLYCEYKTADRSNFKKHVELHLNPRQFLCPLCKYAASKKCNLQYHIKSRHSGCDVTVDISKVKLRGKKPGPDGEEENPDSGASKFDNSSSVEEDFDMEDLDEDEVEDPSPINLSIKKSSRPSIAQPVQTEAPDKAPKKSNVTAEKEKLQKVKEKVEPEKKVTTRQKKTEKVNENPLKTETITAAVTEDKVKRRVKRLPAEKTTAKDQTAATKPDQTETDKSDQQRSEEDRVVRQKVGKEEEKLRPEKERGHQKNDSNGKENKSLNKTRKSGSKKSEKTPEHVGGAQQKPDSPENIQKEKVVKEKAAKRKAAEALDLSKKSSSETPSKAKRLKAIAAEKLQVKPASEDTKKISDATPAPQRSNGSTPVKKKKTRNTSKKATSLQQTVDPDKKQKTSVDSPEESVELDHQIGRDSAQKKASSDKTTPTFPEKTLNRPTCSSGEDTPSPAEDRPAPTFVKPTSPPSLVLPGQRNKPTDPEDDEGIHSSHEGGSDISDSASEGSDDSGLHSNGAGSGKMANDPETPTDEIPTPTELKSHLCIFCDRTFPLEVEYRRHLNRHLVNVYYMDDAAKVPK, from the exons ATGGCCGCTCAGACGGTGTTCTCGGTGGAGATGTTTCCTGTCGGTGTTCCTCTGATGGAGGACGCTCAGAGCGACATGCCAAGGAACACGCTGCCGGCCCCTCAGTTAGTGATGCTCGCCAACGTGGCGGCGGCAGAGAGCGGCGGTGGTGACGGCAGCGCGGCAGACGAGAAGGAGATGATGGAGCTGAAGACGGTGGGATGCAGCTACTCGGACAGCGAGGAGGAGAACATCGTCAG gtACAGCTACGACAGCCAGAACTACAGGGAGGTTTGTATCCTCGAGTACCCAGAGTCTCCCAGTCCCAACATCGTCACCGTGGTCGTAGGAaaagatgtggaggaggaggacggggacaAAGCTGAAGACCTGTCCCGTCccactaagccccgcccctctgcCGGCACCAAAACACCCGAGCAGGTCGTCGAACGTCAGCGAGCTCCCGTCATTGCGACGGAGAGcaccaagaagaagaagccctTCCACTGTAAGCCGTGTCACTTCCAGGCTCAGAACGAGCAGGAGTTTGTGGAACACCTTGGCACTCATGGCGTCAGCAAGATGATGGTGGTGAACCGGGTCGAGGGCAGGAGCAGGACCAAGGACGGCGCCACACCTGAAGCCCAGGCTCAGCCAGGTGGGGAGGTGGAGAGCGGCGAGGAGGCGGGGGCAGGAGGTGATGTCAAAGGGCTGATCAGGTGTGAGCGGTGCGGCTACAACACCAACAGATACGACCATTACATCGCTCACCTGAAACACCACAGCAAGGAGGGCGAGGACCacag GGTGTTTAAGTGCACTCTGTGTCCGTACACCACCGTGAGTCAGTACCACTGGAGGAAACACCTGAGGAACCACTTCCCCAGCAAACTGCACACCTGCAGCCAGTGCTCCTACTTCTCCGACCGCAAGAGCAACTACATCCAGCACATCAGGACGCACACAG GTGTCCGTCCTTTTCAGTGTCCCTACTGCGACTACTCCAGTTCTCAGAAGACTCACCTGACCCGACACATGAGGACTCACTCTG GTGAACGTCCATTCAAGTGTGAGAGTTGTAACTACCTGGCGGCCAACCAGCATGAGGTGACCCGCCACGCCCGGCAGGTCCACAATGGCCCCAAACCTCTTGCCTGCCTGTACTGCGAGTACAAGACGGCCGACCGCAGCAACTTCAAGAAGCACGTCGAGCTCCACCTCAACCCTCGGCAGTTCCTCTGCCCTCTCTGCAAGTACGCCGCCTCCAAGAAATGCAACCTGCAGTACCACATCAAGTCCAGGCACTCCGGCTGCGACGTCACCGTGGACATCTCCAAGGTCAAGCTGCGCGGCAAGAAACCCGGTCCTGATGGTGAAGAGGAAAACCCTGATTCTGGAGCAAGCAAGTTTGACAATTCATCCAGCGTCGAGGAGGACTTTGACATGGAGGACCTGGACGAAGACGAGGTTGAGGACCCGAGTCccatcaatctgtcaatcaaaaaGAGCAGCCGGCCCAGCATCGCCCAACCGGTGCAAACTGAAGCACCTGACAAGGCTCCGAAGAAATCCAACGTCACTGCTGAGAAAGAGAAACTTCAGAAAGTAAAGGAGAAGGTGGAACCGGAGAAAAAGGTCACAACGAGGCAGAAGAAGACTGAGAAGGTCAACGAGAATCCTCTAAAGACGGAGACAATAACTGCTGCTGTTACTGAAGACAAAGTGAAGAGACGAGTCAAGAGGCTGCCGGCAGAGAAAACTACGGCCAAGGaccaaacagcagcaacaaaaccaGACCAAACAGAGACGGACAAATCGGACCAACAAAGATCGGAGGAGGACAGGGTAGTGAGGCAGAAAGtggggaaagaggaagaaaagttgAGGcctgagaaggagagaggacatCAGAAGAATGACAGCAACGGAAAGGAGAACAAGAGCCTCAACAAGACCAGGAAGTCTGGATCAAAGAAGTCAGAGAAAACACCAGAACATGTGGGCGGAGCTCAGCAGAAACCAGACAGTCCTGAGAATATTCAAAAGGAAAAGGTGGTGAAGGAGAAGGCTGCAAAGaggaaagcagcagaggctCTTGATCTCTCCAAAAAGTCCTCTTCTGAGACTCCATCCAAGGCCAAACGGCTGAAAGCCATCGCTGCAGAGAAGCTGCAGGTGAAACCTGCTTCAGAAGACACTAAGAAGATAAGTGATGCCACTCCGGCACCACAGAGGTCCAACGGGTCGACCcctgtgaagaagaagaagaccagGAATACCAGCAAGAAAGCCACGAGTCTCCAACAAACTGTGGATCCAGATAAAAAACAGAAGACTTCTGTCGACAGTCCAGAAGAATCCGTTGAGCTGGACCACCAGATAGGAAGGGACTCTGCACAGAAGAAGGCCTCCTCTGATAAAACCACTCCAACATTCCCAGAGAAGACTCTGAACAGACCCACCTGCAGCTCAGGTGAGGACACACCTTCTCCGGCTGAAGACCGCCCTGCTCCCACGTTTGTTAAACCCACATCACCGCCCTCTCTGGTGCTTCCAGGCCAGCGAAACAAACCCACCGATCCGGAGGATGACGAGGGCATCCACAGCAGCCACGAAGGGGGAAGTGACATCAGCGACAGCGCCTCTGAGGGCAGCGACGACTCTGGCCTCCACAGCAAC